A genomic segment from Spinacia oleracea cultivar Varoflay chromosome 3, BTI_SOV_V1, whole genome shotgun sequence encodes:
- the LOC130469133 gene encoding uncharacterized protein isoform X1, with amino-acid sequence MMCLFHEHTFAFDNSQIGFVCPEAMSSSRIKANPQAASMYLKVVFNAEIEKEKKGDPNITKWFLIPYHQENHWILYVLDLRRGCAYIFDSAIGSNRENSAWGILCLAYQVYKFNDGICPNRATMQGLKGFHVKCAQQVGARECGYYVMKFMHEIVTLHHNTDERLDNAYTPRNAPYTDEEIDVVREQWAKFFTTEYLFT; translated from the exons ATGAT GTGTTTATTCCACGAACACACCTTTGCATTTGACAACTCTCAGATTGGGTTTGTTTGTCCCGAGGCAATGTCAAGCTCTAGAATCAAGGCCAACCCTCAGGCTGCATCAATGTATTTGAAAGTAGTTTTCAatgctgaaattgaaaaggagaagaagGGTGATCCTAACATTACCAAGTGGTTTTTGATCCCATACCATCAAGA AaatcattggattttgtacgtGTTAGACCTACGTAGAGGTTGTGCGTATATTTTCGACTCTGCGATAGGTTCCAACCGAGAAAATAGTGCATGGGGAATCTTGTGTTT ggcataccaagtgtacaagtttAATGATGGGATTTGTCCGAATAGAGCGACTATGCAGGGGTTGAAAGGCTTCCATGTAAAG tgtgctcaacaagtcggcgcccgcgagtgtggctattacgttatgaagttcatgcatGAAATAGTCACGTTACACCATAACACTGATGAGCGGTTAGATAAT gcttacactccaagaaatgcgccttataccgatgaggaaatagatgtggttcgtgagcaatgggctaagttttttacaaccgagtatttatttacttag
- the LOC130469133 gene encoding uncharacterized protein isoform X2 translates to MMCLFHEHTFAFDNSQIGFVCPEAMSSSRIKANPQAASMYLKVVFNAEIEKEKKGDPNITKWFLIPYHQENHWILYVLDLRRGCAYIFDSAIGSNRENSAWGILCLAYQVYKFNDGICPNRATMQGLKGFHVKCAQQVGARECGYYVMKFMHEIVTLHHNTDERLTLQEMRLIPMRK, encoded by the exons ATGAT GTGTTTATTCCACGAACACACCTTTGCATTTGACAACTCTCAGATTGGGTTTGTTTGTCCCGAGGCAATGTCAAGCTCTAGAATCAAGGCCAACCCTCAGGCTGCATCAATGTATTTGAAAGTAGTTTTCAatgctgaaattgaaaaggagaagaagGGTGATCCTAACATTACCAAGTGGTTTTTGATCCCATACCATCAAGA AaatcattggattttgtacgtGTTAGACCTACGTAGAGGTTGTGCGTATATTTTCGACTCTGCGATAGGTTCCAACCGAGAAAATAGTGCATGGGGAATCTTGTGTTT ggcataccaagtgtacaagtttAATGATGGGATTTGTCCGAATAGAGCGACTATGCAGGGGTTGAAAGGCTTCCATGTAAAG tgtgctcaacaagtcggcgcccgcgagtgtggctattacgttatgaagttcatgcatGAAATAGTCACGTTACACCATAACACTGATGAGCG gcttacactccaagaaatgcgccttataccgatgaggaaatag
- the LOC130469133 gene encoding uncharacterized protein isoform X3 — MMCLFHEHTFAFDNSQIGFVCPEAMSSSRIKANPQAASMYLKVVFNAEIEKEKKGDPNITKWFLIPYHQEAYQVYKFNDGICPNRATMQGLKGFHVKCAQQVGARECGYYVMKFMHEIVTLHHNTDERLDNAYTPRNAPYTDEEIDVVREQWAKFFTTEYLFT, encoded by the exons ATGAT GTGTTTATTCCACGAACACACCTTTGCATTTGACAACTCTCAGATTGGGTTTGTTTGTCCCGAGGCAATGTCAAGCTCTAGAATCAAGGCCAACCCTCAGGCTGCATCAATGTATTTGAAAGTAGTTTTCAatgctgaaattgaaaaggagaagaagGGTGATCCTAACATTACCAAGTGGTTTTTGATCCCATACCATCAAGA ggcataccaagtgtacaagtttAATGATGGGATTTGTCCGAATAGAGCGACTATGCAGGGGTTGAAAGGCTTCCATGTAAAG tgtgctcaacaagtcggcgcccgcgagtgtggctattacgttatgaagttcatgcatGAAATAGTCACGTTACACCATAACACTGATGAGCGGTTAGATAAT gcttacactccaagaaatgcgccttataccgatgaggaaatagatgtggttcgtgagcaatgggctaagttttttacaaccgagtatttatttacttag